Proteins encoded together in one Maridesulfovibrio bastinii DSM 16055 window:
- a CDS encoding tetratricopeptide repeat protein: MSTAKSIREHVARAKAYAQRKDYMRCLNSLSLSLEELADSQIFGREKFEIGILIDEVFRQMLAMDELKKVLPRSLKYSRGQEKKLAQVLRKIHDTIKAALERAAEDKIRKMKNQIDKYILAGQKALDEKNLKDGKKYFRKITDACPDEEGLLQDVGSRLVKSGFPRDGIEFLERAIEKNAGDSRPYISLVLAWEMLGETDNALNVLNDIMRRFGANESLYVRQAKLYFAKRMYTEAYDAATAALNSNPLNRDAKKMSDMLGPKIFGRGYQAGVSSKEAKKSSGKVSLSLDGGESKPKAKSKAKAKPANSSKTIKLDF, encoded by the coding sequence ATGAGTACAGCCAAAAGCATCAGGGAGCATGTAGCCAGAGCTAAAGCTTATGCCCAGCGTAAAGATTATATGCGCTGTTTGAACTCACTTAGCCTTTCACTGGAAGAACTGGCAGACAGTCAGATTTTCGGGCGTGAAAAATTTGAAATAGGTATTTTAATTGATGAAGTTTTTCGTCAGATGCTTGCTATGGATGAACTTAAAAAAGTTCTTCCCCGCTCGTTGAAATATTCCCGTGGTCAGGAAAAAAAGCTGGCTCAGGTGTTGCGTAAGATACACGACACTATAAAAGCTGCTTTGGAACGGGCCGCGGAAGATAAAATCCGTAAGATGAAAAATCAGATTGATAAGTATATTCTTGCCGGTCAAAAAGCTCTCGATGAAAAAAATCTTAAAGACGGTAAAAAATATTTCAGAAAAATTACCGATGCCTGTCCTGATGAAGAAGGTCTTCTGCAGGATGTCGGCTCCAGACTTGTTAAATCAGGATTTCCAAGGGACGGTATAGAATTTCTTGAAAGGGCCATTGAAAAGAACGCTGGAGACAGCAGACCCTATATTTCTCTTGTTTTAGCGTGGGAAATGCTTGGTGAAACAGATAATGCCCTGAATGTTCTGAATGATATCATGCGGCGTTTCGGCGCAAATGAAAGTCTTTATGTAAGGCAGGCCAAACTTTATTTTGCCAAGCGGATGTATACCGAGGCTTATGATGCTGCCACAGCCGCTTTGAATAGTAATCCGCTTAACCGGGACGCAAAAAAAATGTCCGATATGCTCGGACCAAAAATTTTCGGGCGTGGTTATCAGGCCGGTGTTTCTTCAAAGGAGGCCAAAAAGTCTTCAGGAAAAGTATCGCTGAGTCTTGATGGCGGTGAAAGTAAGCCCAAAGCTAAGAGTAAAGCCAAAGCAAAGCCTGCAAACAGTTCGAAAACCATTAAACTTGATTTCTGA
- the groES gene encoding co-chaperone GroES — MKLKPLNDRILVKRLEQEEKTAGGIIIPDSAKEKPMKGEVVAAGPGKLDESGKRIELGVKEGDAVLFAKYAGTEIKIDGVEHLVMREDDILAIVEG; from the coding sequence ATGAAACTGAAACCGCTCAACGACCGTATCCTGGTCAAACGTCTTGAACAGGAAGAAAAAACCGCCGGTGGTATCATTATCCCTGATTCTGCCAAGGAAAAACCCATGAAAGGCGAAGTAGTGGCTGCCGGACCCGGCAAGCTGGACGAATCAGGAAAACGTATTGAGCTCGGAGTCAAAGAAGGAGACGCCGTTCTTTTTGCCAAATACGCAGGAACTGAAATCAAAATTGACGGTGTTGAACACCTTGTCATGCGCGAAGACGACATCCTCGCAATAGTAGAAGGCTAA
- a CDS encoding M48 family metallopeptidase — MNIYLLIIIVSLGGACALGILARRLNETALNPVLPQEFDRIFDPEKYKKTQAYSREGMKFENISSLISTLITIIFILAGGFNLIDTISRSAGYGPVVTGLIFFAVLAFLGDVLSTPFDIYQTFVIEEKYGFNRTTIPTFIIDKLKGYLLGAVIGGILLSGVLLFFNATGSFAWFLCWLFTVAVMVGIQYIAPVWILPLFNKFTPLEDGELKEKIEAFARENGFELEGIFIIDGSKRSTKANAYFTGFGKKKRIALFDTLVNELTTDELVAVLAHEIGHCKLGHIRKMLITTIIKTGVIFLLMSFFLNSRELFDAFSMEHMSVYAGLVFFALLYTPVSIVLSIFSNISSRKHEFEADHFAAEKTGRPESLVTALKKLSASNLSNLTPHPFYVWLEYSHPPVLARIEALRKTSRNLS; from the coding sequence ATGAATATTTACCTCCTGATAATTATTGTATCACTTGGTGGAGCCTGTGCTCTGGGCATTCTGGCTCGCAGATTGAATGAAACAGCTCTGAATCCTGTTCTTCCTCAGGAATTCGATAGAATTTTTGATCCTGAAAAATATAAAAAAACTCAGGCCTATTCCAGAGAAGGAATGAAATTTGAAAATATAAGCTCGCTTATCTCAACCCTGATAACAATCATATTCATACTGGCCGGAGGCTTTAATCTAATAGATACGATATCCAGAAGTGCCGGTTACGGACCTGTGGTTACCGGGCTTATTTTCTTTGCTGTACTGGCTTTTCTGGGTGATGTTCTCTCCACTCCGTTTGATATTTATCAAACTTTTGTGATTGAAGAAAAATACGGCTTCAACCGTACCACAATTCCGACTTTCATCATCGATAAGCTGAAAGGTTACCTTTTAGGAGCCGTAATTGGTGGAATTCTGCTGTCAGGAGTTCTACTTTTTTTCAATGCAACAGGCTCCTTCGCATGGTTTTTGTGCTGGCTTTTCACTGTCGCGGTGATGGTAGGAATACAATACATTGCTCCTGTCTGGATTCTGCCGTTATTTAATAAGTTCACTCCGCTTGAAGATGGAGAACTGAAAGAAAAAATTGAAGCTTTTGCGCGAGAAAACGGTTTTGAACTGGAAGGAATATTTATTATAGACGGTTCAAAAAGATCTACTAAAGCCAATGCCTATTTCACCGGCTTCGGCAAAAAAAAGCGTATCGCTCTTTTTGATACCCTTGTTAACGAACTTACAACGGACGAACTTGTTGCTGTTCTCGCCCATGAAATAGGGCATTGCAAACTCGGGCATATCCGTAAAATGCTTATCACCACGATAATTAAAACCGGTGTAATTTTTCTGCTTATGTCTTTTTTCCTGAACAGCAGAGAACTTTTTGATGCTTTCAGCATGGAACACATGTCTGTTTATGCAGGGCTGGTCTTTTTTGCCTTACTTTATACCCCTGTCTCAATCGTCCTTTCAATCTTCTCAAACATCAGTTCACGCAAGCACGAATTTGAGGCTGATCATTTTGCCGCCGAAAAAACCGGCCGACCTGAAAGTCTGGTCACCGCTCTGAAAAAACTCTCCGCCAGCAACCTCAGCAACCTGACTCCTCATCCGTTTTATGTCTGGCTTGAATACAGTCATCCACCTGTACTTGCGAGAATTGAAGCCCTGCGCAAAACTTCACGCAATCTGTCATAA
- the groL gene encoding chaperonin GroEL (60 kDa chaperone family; promotes refolding of misfolded polypeptides especially under stressful conditions; forms two stacked rings of heptamers to form a barrel-shaped 14mer; ends can be capped by GroES; misfolded proteins enter the barrel where they are refolded when GroES binds), translating into MAKDILFDAKAREKLKNGVDKLANAVKVTLGPKGRNVVMEKSFGSPVITKDGVSVAKEIELEDKFENMGAQMVKEVASKTSDIAGDGTTTATILAQAVFTEGVKLVAAGRNPMAIKRGIDKAVEAIIKNLEDLAKPTRDQKEIAQVGTISANNDATIGNIIAEAMNKVGKEGVITVEEAKGLETTLEVVEGMQFDRGYLSPYFVTNAEKMICEMDEPFILINEGKVSNMKDLLPVLEQSAKMSKPLVIIAEDIEGEALATLVVNKLRGTLNVVAVKAPGFGERRKAMLQDIAILTGGTVVSEDIGLKLDAVTPEHLGSAKRVVIDKENTTIVDGSGEGESIKARVKQIRAEIAETSSDYDREKLQERLAKIVGGVAVINVGAATETEMKEKKARVEDALNATRAAVEEGIVPGGGTALVRSSKALDDVKPSDDDETAGVNIIRRAIEEPLRQIAGNAGCEGSVIVEKVKAEKDGFGFNAAIGEYEDLIKAGVIDPKKVTRIALQNAASVAGLLLTTECAIAEKPAKESAAPAMPAGMGGMGGMGGMGGMGGMY; encoded by the coding sequence ATGGCTAAAGATATTCTTTTTGACGCCAAAGCACGTGAGAAACTGAAAAACGGCGTAGACAAACTCGCAAATGCAGTAAAGGTAACCCTCGGACCCAAAGGCCGTAACGTTGTTATGGAAAAATCTTTCGGCTCTCCGGTAATCACCAAAGACGGTGTTTCAGTTGCCAAAGAAATCGAACTTGAAGACAAATTTGAAAACATGGGCGCACAGATGGTCAAGGAAGTTGCTTCCAAGACATCTGACATCGCTGGTGACGGTACAACAACCGCTACAATTCTTGCTCAGGCAGTATTCACCGAAGGTGTTAAACTGGTAGCAGCAGGCCGCAACCCCATGGCTATCAAACGCGGAATCGACAAGGCTGTTGAAGCTATCATCAAAAACCTTGAAGATCTTGCAAAACCGACCCGCGACCAGAAAGAAATCGCTCAGGTCGGAACTATTTCCGCAAACAATGATGCTACCATCGGTAACATCATTGCAGAAGCAATGAACAAAGTCGGTAAAGAAGGCGTTATCACAGTTGAAGAAGCAAAAGGACTTGAAACAACCCTCGAAGTTGTTGAAGGTATGCAGTTCGACCGTGGTTACCTCTCCCCTTACTTTGTAACCAATGCAGAAAAAATGATCTGCGAAATGGATGAGCCTTTTATCCTCATCAACGAAGGTAAAGTCTCAAACATGAAAGATCTGCTCCCCGTTCTTGAGCAGAGCGCAAAAATGAGCAAACCTCTTGTTATCATTGCTGAAGACATTGAAGGTGAAGCTCTTGCAACACTCGTTGTCAACAAACTTCGCGGCACCTTGAATGTTGTTGCTGTCAAGGCTCCCGGTTTCGGTGAACGCCGCAAAGCAATGCTTCAGGATATCGCTATCCTCACCGGCGGAACCGTTGTTTCTGAAGACATCGGCCTGAAACTTGATGCTGTAACCCCTGAACACCTCGGCTCCGCAAAGCGTGTTGTTATCGACAAAGAAAACACCACCATCGTTGACGGTTCCGGTGAAGGCGAAAGCATCAAAGCCCGTGTAAAACAGATTCGTGCTGAAATCGCTGAAACTTCTTCCGATTACGATCGTGAGAAACTTCAGGAACGCCTTGCAAAAATCGTTGGCGGTGTAGCCGTAATCAACGTTGGCGCAGCTACTGAAACTGAAATGAAAGAAAAGAAAGCCCGCGTGGAAGATGCTCTTAATGCTACCCGCGCAGCTGTTGAAGAAGGTATCGTTCCCGGAGGCGGAACCGCTCTGGTTCGTTCTTCCAAGGCTCTTGACGATGTTAAACCTTCCGATGACGACGAAACAGCAGGCGTTAACATTATCCGCCGTGCTATCGAAGAACCTCTCCGTCAGATCGCCGGTAACGCCGGTTGCGAAGGTTCCGTTATCGTAGAAAAAGTTAAAGCTGAGAAAGACGGCTTCGGCTTCAACGCAGCTATCGGTGAATACGAAGACCTCATCAAGGCCGGCGTAATTGATCCTAAAAAAGTTACCCGCATCGCTCTTCAGAATGCAGCTTCCGTAGCAGGACTCCTCCTGACTACCGAATGCGCAATTGCTGAAAAGCCCGCTAAAGAATCTGCTGCTCCCGCAATGCCTGCTGGCATGGGTGGAATGGGCGGCATGGGCGGAATGGGCGGCATGGGTGGAATGTACTAG
- a CDS encoding L-fuculose-phosphate aldolase — protein sequence MLEYEKEQIVAFGRKMLEAHLTTGTGGNLSIINREKGLIAISASGLHYLETTPDDVVVLDLKGNIVESTRKPSSEFGFHLDIYKQRPDVNAIVHTHSVHATTVACLNMELPAVHYLVGFSGRKVPLAPYATFGSQELADNITATIGNYNAVLLANHGLVTVGAKIQNAFDAAEELELIAQIYIQALAVGKPVILPDDEMDRVIDKFSTYGQPGGK from the coding sequence ATGCTGGAATATGAAAAAGAGCAAATTGTGGCCTTCGGCAGAAAAATGCTTGAAGCGCACCTTACAACCGGAACTGGCGGAAACTTAAGCATAATCAACCGTGAAAAAGGTTTGATAGCCATAAGTGCCAGCGGATTGCATTATCTGGAGACAACTCCTGATGATGTCGTAGTTCTCGATTTAAAGGGTAATATAGTTGAGTCCACCCGCAAACCATCAAGCGAATTTGGATTTCATCTTGATATCTACAAACAAAGGCCGGATGTAAACGCCATAGTCCATACTCATTCCGTCCATGCCACGACTGTGGCCTGCCTTAATATGGAGCTTCCGGCAGTTCATTATCTTGTCGGATTCTCGGGACGCAAAGTTCCGCTGGCGCCATACGCCACATTCGGTTCTCAGGAACTGGCCGACAATATTACCGCCACAATCGGAAATTATAATGCCGTACTGCTTGCAAACCACGGTCTCGTCACCGTCGGGGCTAAAATACAAAATGCTTTTGATGCTGCGGAAGAGCTGGAACTGATCGCCCAGATATACATTCAAGCCCTTGCGGTGGGTAAACCTGTAATTCTACCTGACGATGAAATGGATCGGGTCATAGACAAATTTTCAACCTACGGGCAGCCCGGAGGCAAATAA
- a CDS encoding MarC family protein, which produces MLDKIVGIAFPLFLIMDPLGNLPVCLGMLKDYPPQRQRAILFRELVIALIVIIAFIYLGAGMMRMLNIHQSTLRIAGGVILFIISIKMIYPSHETGTPEASDKEPLIVPIAVPFFAGPSLLAAVMVYGSKGSAGFYPLAGTLLAWLMSLAVMMIGPTLAGFLGKRGLRACERLMGLILILISVQMLEDGIKLYLTNFIRM; this is translated from the coding sequence ATGCTTGATAAAATTGTCGGTATAGCTTTTCCCCTTTTTCTGATCATGGACCCTCTGGGAAACCTGCCGGTCTGCCTTGGAATGCTTAAAGACTATCCACCTCAACGGCAGAGGGCCATTCTATTCAGGGAGCTGGTAATCGCATTGATAGTTATTATAGCATTCATCTACCTTGGAGCAGGTATGATGCGGATGCTTAATATTCATCAATCAACACTGCGTATTGCCGGTGGTGTCATCCTTTTCATTATTTCCATAAAAATGATTTATCCCTCACATGAAACAGGTACCCCTGAGGCATCTGACAAAGAACCGTTGATTGTGCCTATTGCCGTACCCTTTTTTGCAGGGCCGTCACTTCTGGCCGCAGTTATGGTTTACGGCTCAAAGGGAAGTGCCGGATTTTATCCTCTGGCAGGAACCCTTCTGGCATGGCTTATGTCGCTTGCAGTTATGATGATTGGCCCGACGCTTGCCGGATTTCTGGGAAAAAGAGGACTGAGGGCTTGTGAACGTCTTATGGGGCTTATACTGATACTTATTTCGGTCCAGATGCTGGAAGATGGAATAAAGCTTTATCTGACCAATTTTATCAGAATGTAG
- a CDS encoding S24 family peptidase, translating into MGFYNDLVNGLNGLIGKGKKFENPTQMARTCGVAPNQVIRYIKQERKKHLQALAKVLDGVGARLVFPGNEGTMEGFHPIPKVLARPSGGGGSLETNGSVENSYAFRLEWLTRKGNPKTMKLMAVTGNSMAPRIEDGDHVLVDESQTTLYDGRIFVVRIDQEIVVKRIAKEPGKILLVSDNPEAEPRRIEIDLSDESLSWQPVGRVIYVSKDLR; encoded by the coding sequence ATGGGTTTTTACAACGATTTGGTAAATGGACTTAACGGTCTTATAGGAAAAGGGAAAAAATTTGAGAATCCCACTCAAATGGCCAGAACCTGCGGAGTCGCCCCCAATCAGGTCATCCGCTACATAAAACAGGAACGCAAAAAGCATCTTCAGGCTCTTGCCAAAGTTCTTGACGGAGTCGGAGCAAGACTTGTTTTTCCGGGTAACGAAGGGACCATGGAAGGCTTTCATCCCATTCCTAAAGTTCTGGCAAGGCCAAGCGGCGGCGGAGGCAGTCTTGAAACCAACGGCAGTGTGGAAAATTCTTACGCCTTCAGGCTGGAGTGGCTGACCAGAAAAGGCAACCCCAAAACAATGAAACTCATGGCCGTAACCGGAAACTCAATGGCACCGAGGATTGAGGACGGTGACCATGTGCTGGTTGATGAATCCCAGACCACCCTCTATGACGGCAGGATTTTTGTGGTCAGGATTGATCAGGAAATAGTAGTCAAAAGAATAGCAAAAGAACCGGGCAAGATACTCCTTGTATCCGACAACCCGGAAGCCGAGCCACGGCGTATAGAGATTGACCTTAGTGACGAGTCGCTAAGCTGGCAGCCTGTGGGCAGGGTTATATACGTATCAAAAGATCTGCGCTGA